A genomic segment from Montipora foliosa isolate CH-2021 chromosome 9, ASM3666993v2, whole genome shotgun sequence encodes:
- the LOC137971054 gene encoding uncharacterized protein — MADDESRIRLSRSFYMISMLSRIRRRRRLLQTTVMNLVSRRRHILSICILLLVALIQRNDVVEPIRSCRRLLRNSGWWDTVWKYYSEARFKKTFRVTRGTFLYILSRIRQQLERQTVTEDPIYPELRLAICLYRLGRGDYFYTIAEMTGLGVSTVCTIVREVSQAIIDCMWEESISKHMPRSEAEFKKKIIDMDEIWQFPYCWAGIDGCHIPMKCPPGGLQSSKEYHNFKNFYSIVLMAMVDSQYRFVWASCGFPGNSHDAIIFKSTDLWARIEEGRCIPNIGQSVDGVTVPPMIVGDSAFPLCTWLMKPYTNAVLTPQQRNFNYRLSRARMVTEGAYGQLKGRWRVLLRKCESARDQVRTTTLACLILHNVCIDRGDAISKKLDLTLDPNTQARRPREEVRKLLQMTTCSTVKDTSSEAQKVRNALCKKLWLEKYTGKVS; from the coding sequence atggcggatgaTGAGTCGAGGATCCGGCTGTCTCGATCATTTTACATGATATCTATGCTTAGCAGAATCAGAAGGCGCCGTCGTTTGTTACAAACGACCGTCATGAATCTGGTCTCAAGACGGAGGCACATTTTAAGCATTTGCATTCTCTTACTGGTGGCACTGATTCAACGAAACGATGTCGTAGAACCTATTCGCTCGTGTCGGCGGCTGTTAAGGAACAGTGGATGGTGGGACACTGTTTGGAAATACTACTCGGAAGCCAGATTCAAGAAAACATTCAGGGTAACTAGAGGGACATTTCTATATATTTTGAGTCGAATCAGACAACAACTGGAAAGACAAACAGTAACAGAAGATCCTATATACCCTGAGTTAAGACTTGCTATTTGCTTATACAGGTTAGGTAGGGGCGACTACTTTTACACCATTGCAGAAATGACAGGACTCGGGGTTTCAACCGTATGCACTATTGTACGAGAGGTTTCACAAGCTATTATCGACTGTATGTGGGAAGAGAGTATTTCAAAGCACATGCCAAGATCTGAGGCAGAATTTAAGAAGAAAATAATAGACATGGACGAGATATGGCAATTCCCCTACTGCTGGGCCGGTATTGATGGCTGTCATATTCCTATGAAGTGTCCCCCCGGGGGACTACAGTCCAGTAAGGAatatcataattttaaaaatttctatTCCATAGTTCTAATGGCTATGGTTGACTCTCAGTATAGATTTGTGTGGGCCAGTTGTGGCTTTCCTGGAAATTCGCATGACGCTATAATATTTAAGTCCACTGACCTGTGGGCACGTATTGAAGAAGGTCGTTGCATACCAAACATTGGACAATCCGTGGATGGTGTGACGGTGCCACCCATGATAGTTGGGGACTCTGCCTTTCCTTTGTGCACTTGGCTCATGAAGCCCTATACAAATGCCGTGCTCACTCCACAACAGAGAAACTTTAATTATAGATTGAGCCGAGCACGCATGGTAACTGAAGGCGCTTACGGGCAACTGAAAGGGAGGTGGAGGGTATTGTTGAGAAAGTGTGAAAGTGCAAGAGATCAGGTGCGCACAACAACTCTTGCATGCTTAATTCTTCACAATGTGTGCATTGACCGAGGGGACGCTATATCGAAAAAGCTTGATTTGACACTTGATCCAAACACTCAAGCAAGAAGACCGAGAGAGGAAGTAAGAAAGTTGCTCCAAATGACTACCTGTTCAACTGTAAAAGACACTTCCAGTGAAGCACAAAAAGTGAGGAATGCCTTATGCAAGAAACTTTGGCTGGAGAAGTATACTGGAAAAGTCTCTTAA